From Paenibacillus sp. V4I7, one genomic window encodes:
- a CDS encoding response regulator: MFTVLIVDDEANVRLPMCRTLVRFEGVGEVLDASSGLEAITILQQRTVQLVITDIRMPAGDGLQLAEYIRQHSPQTDVYVLTGHAEFDYAMKAMQHQVAAYLLKPLSKEKLLEVYNEAYGNYRRRMESEQVNVIRSRALLEKRMHDLLHGVPVPTFDEGLIPQYAAIRLVSFSTKDLRSLGETSVRYFIRECAQESFSGLGTAAVCVEDRLITVVLFIENDDKEAWEQQVQEISKWMEAKLRIEVKIGHGGCTKEISDLGLMYMRSMMSLGFNEITRKERGDSFPPIIKALLKYVHNEYANEAVNLSDFAQQFQVNANYLSNLFHQEMGLTYTQYLTQIRLTEAKRWLRETNLKVYEICIRVGYKDPAYFSRIFKTFVGMAPGDYRTVEHS; encoded by the coding sequence ATGTTTACTGTTCTGATTGTAGACGATGAAGCAAATGTACGTCTTCCAATGTGCAGAACACTGGTCCGATTCGAAGGCGTGGGTGAAGTGTTGGATGCCTCTAGCGGGTTGGAGGCGATTACTATACTGCAGCAGAGGACGGTGCAGCTCGTTATTACCGATATCCGCATGCCGGCTGGGGACGGCTTGCAGCTTGCCGAATATATAAGGCAGCATTCACCGCAAACTGATGTGTATGTGCTGACGGGGCATGCGGAATTCGATTATGCCATGAAAGCGATGCAGCATCAAGTGGCAGCCTACCTGCTTAAGCCTCTTTCCAAGGAGAAGCTGCTAGAAGTGTACAACGAAGCTTATGGGAACTACCGCCGGCGAATGGAGTCCGAGCAGGTGAATGTGATCCGCAGCCGAGCCTTGCTGGAGAAACGAATGCACGACCTGCTCCACGGGGTGCCGGTGCCAACCTTCGATGAAGGGCTAATTCCGCAATATGCCGCCATCCGGCTCGTCTCCTTCTCGACAAAGGATTTGCGGTCACTGGGGGAGACCTCGGTACGTTACTTCATCCGGGAATGTGCCCAGGAATCGTTCAGCGGACTGGGGACGGCAGCAGTATGCGTTGAGGACCGGCTCATCACCGTGGTGCTGTTCATCGAGAACGATGATAAAGAGGCCTGGGAGCAGCAGGTGCAGGAGATTTCGAAGTGGATGGAAGCAAAGCTCCGCATTGAAGTGAAGATAGGTCATGGCGGCTGCACCAAGGAGATAAGTGATCTTGGGTTGATGTATATGCGCAGCATGATGAGCTTGGGCTTCAATGAAATTACAAGGAAGGAAAGAGGGGACTCATTTCCGCCGATTATTAAGGCGCTTTTGAAATACGTACATAATGAATATGCCAACGAAGCGGTGAATTTGTCCGATTTTGCCCAGCAATTCCAAGTGAATGCCAATTATTTAAGCAATTTGTTTCATCAGGAGATGGGACTCACCTATACCCAGTACTTGACGCAAATCAGGCTCACGGAGGCCAAGCGATGGCTGCGCGAGACGAACCTGAAAGTATATGAGATATGCATAAGGGTAGGGTATAAGGACCCAGCCTATTTCAGTCGCATCTTCAAAACCTTCGTCGGTATGGCCCCCGGGGATTATCGGACGGTGGAACATTCCTGA
- a CDS encoding ABC transporter substrate-binding protein: MNWMPKRKSMFLLLVSLLVLLSACSSSGGTQVAVKNEAGGNSGKKVQLQMWFWQGASFEKIIPEFNRTHPNIEIVPQIYKWEDAHKKLLTAMSAGSGAPDIAMIDISQMDQFLKYPDKFYDLNEYGAKDLSKDYLDWKWKQGSAGSKQLGFPTDIGPMVLYYRQDLFQQAGLPSEPNDVAAKIKNWDDFLAAGKTLKEKTGASILSNPYELYGAIRDQGNELYFDKDENLTMDSNPQIKKALDYYKKAREMGIAGAYDQKNALQEYSAALNSGKIATYISAAWGKGHVETRAPDTKGKWRAAKIPEGTGNMGGSFLLIPKETKNAKEAYTAISWMLSPQQQLEVFKISGNFPSTPSVYGDKAFTEAGYEFWGNQKLGILFSEVAKDVKVQRKGPFYQTVEDIISDGMQAVTVDKTKDPDKEFAALIEKAKTKLKNK; the protein is encoded by the coding sequence ATGAATTGGATGCCTAAACGCAAGTCCATGTTTCTGCTCTTGGTTTCTCTTCTTGTTCTTCTAAGTGCATGCAGCAGCAGCGGAGGAACGCAAGTCGCAGTAAAAAATGAAGCAGGTGGAAACAGCGGGAAAAAGGTTCAACTGCAAATGTGGTTTTGGCAGGGGGCATCATTTGAAAAGATAATACCAGAGTTTAACCGCACCCATCCGAACATCGAGATTGTTCCACAGATCTATAAGTGGGAGGACGCCCATAAGAAGCTTTTGACGGCGATGTCGGCAGGCTCGGGGGCTCCGGACATTGCGATGATCGATATTTCACAGATGGACCAATTCTTGAAGTACCCTGATAAATTTTACGACCTGAACGAGTATGGAGCTAAGGATCTGTCCAAGGATTATCTGGATTGGAAATGGAAGCAAGGCAGCGCTGGCAGCAAGCAGCTTGGATTTCCTACGGACATCGGTCCGATGGTGCTTTACTACCGCCAAGATCTGTTCCAACAAGCCGGACTCCCTTCGGAGCCTAACGATGTTGCGGCCAAGATTAAGAATTGGGACGACTTCCTCGCTGCTGGCAAAACATTAAAGGAGAAAACAGGCGCTAGTATTTTATCCAACCCTTATGAATTATATGGTGCGATTCGCGACCAGGGCAATGAACTGTACTTTGATAAAGACGAGAATTTGACAATGGATTCCAACCCGCAAATCAAGAAAGCGTTGGATTATTATAAGAAAGCCCGTGAAATGGGCATCGCTGGAGCTTATGACCAGAAAAATGCGCTGCAGGAGTACTCTGCCGCTCTGAATTCCGGCAAAATCGCTACGTACATCTCTGCCGCATGGGGCAAAGGCCACGTTGAAACCCGCGCACCGGATACGAAGGGCAAATGGCGTGCAGCCAAAATTCCGGAGGGCACCGGCAACATGGGTGGTTCGTTCTTACTTATTCCGAAGGAAACGAAGAACGCCAAGGAAGCTTACACAGCTATTAGTTGGATGCTTTCACCCCAGCAGCAGTTAGAGGTATTCAAGATTTCAGGCAATTTCCCTTCGACTCCGTCGGTCTATGGCGATAAAGCGTTCACAGAGGCGGGGTATGAATTCTGGGGCAACCAGAAGCTCGGCATCTTGTTCTCCGAGGTAGCCAAGGACGTGAAGGTACAGCGTAAAGGACCTTTCTATCAAACCGTGGAAGATATTATTAGCGATGGCATGCAGGCCGTGACGGTCGATAAGACCAAGGATCCTGACAAAGAATTCGCGGCCCTCATTGAGAAGGCCAAGACCAAATTGAAAAACAAATAG
- a CDS encoding carbohydrate ABC transporter permease — protein sequence MRGLKTYLAPYLMISPFYILFIVFGLFPILFSLYLAFHSWDGLGPMEFVGLRNFRNLLTDDPDFWKSVGNTFVIWFFSTLPQLFLALVVAFLLNAAFVRFKDFYRAVYFLPNITSIVAVAIIFGSFFGSQFGLINGLLQVVGLPRIEWINDPFWVKVAVSLMVIWRWTGYNAIIYLAGLQSIPHDLYEAATIDGANRKQQFFSITLPLLKPIILFTVILSTIGGMQLFTEPLILVGNTGGATKGGLTLVLYLYNQAFGNQLFGYASAIAWMLFLIIGVFSFLNWKFVSRGEGI from the coding sequence ATGAGAGGGTTGAAGACGTATCTGGCGCCCTACCTGATGATATCTCCATTTTATATCTTGTTTATCGTATTCGGCTTGTTTCCGATCCTGTTCTCGCTGTACCTAGCTTTCCACTCGTGGGATGGGCTCGGGCCGATGGAGTTCGTGGGACTTCGCAATTTCCGTAACCTGCTGACCGATGATCCAGATTTCTGGAAGTCGGTCGGCAACACCTTCGTCATCTGGTTTTTTTCGACCTTACCGCAGCTGTTTCTGGCACTGGTCGTCGCATTTCTGCTCAACGCCGCTTTCGTGCGGTTCAAGGACTTTTACCGAGCGGTCTATTTTCTGCCGAATATTACGTCGATTGTGGCTGTAGCCATTATTTTCGGGTCGTTCTTCGGCAGCCAATTCGGGCTGATTAATGGGCTGCTCCAGGTCGTTGGGCTGCCCCGGATTGAATGGATCAACGATCCATTCTGGGTGAAGGTCGCTGTGTCGCTCATGGTCATTTGGCGGTGGACGGGCTACAATGCCATCATTTACTTGGCCGGGCTGCAGAGTATCCCGCATGACTTGTATGAAGCAGCTACGATTGACGGAGCGAACCGGAAGCAGCAGTTCTTCAGCATTACGCTGCCGCTGTTGAAGCCGATCATTCTGTTCACTGTGATCCTTTCGACGATTGGCGGCATGCAGTTGTTTACAGAACCCTTAATTCTAGTCGGCAATACCGGCGGGGCAACCAAAGGCGGGTTAACGCTGGTGCTGTATCTGTATAACCAAGCCTTCGGCAATCAGTTGTTCGGCTATGCTTCCGCTATCGCTTGGATGCTGTTCCTGATCATCGGTGTTTTCTCCTTCTTGAATTGGAAATTCGTTTCGAGAGGGGAGGGAATCTAA
- a CDS encoding carbohydrate ABC transporter permease → MRSESSKVTVTRRSRDAVALTKTPAKSSWASGTFLIHIGMLVGTLLSLFPFYWLFVMSTATTSDMFRFPPRFLPSDQLLVNIGKVIDHVGFFRSFGNSLIVAGVHTLLVLFFCSMAGFAFAKFSFPAKPFLFFFLLMTMMVPQQLGLIPQFIIIQKLGWINDLKALIIPGAASAFGIFWMRQYAASVLHDELINAGRIDGCNSFDLYYRVALPVLRPALATLGIITFLNSWNDYLWPLVVISVQNKFTIQMLIASMNGVYSTDYSMVMAATLMATVPLIIVFSIFSRQFIAGLMQGSVKD, encoded by the coding sequence ATGAGATCGGAATCTTCCAAAGTAACGGTCACTCGCCGAAGCAGAGATGCCGTCGCCCTAACCAAGACCCCAGCGAAGTCCTCTTGGGCTTCAGGAACGTTCCTTATTCACATCGGGATGCTGGTCGGTACTCTATTGTCGCTATTTCCTTTTTACTGGCTGTTCGTGATGTCTACCGCAACGACTTCGGATATGTTCCGGTTTCCCCCGAGGTTTCTGCCTAGTGATCAGCTGTTGGTTAATATCGGAAAGGTTATCGATCATGTCGGGTTTTTCCGATCGTTCGGCAACAGCTTGATCGTGGCAGGTGTACACACACTTCTGGTTCTGTTTTTTTGCTCGATGGCGGGCTTTGCCTTTGCCAAATTTTCATTTCCAGCCAAGCCGTTCCTGTTCTTCTTTCTGTTGATGACCATGATGGTGCCGCAGCAGTTGGGGCTAATTCCCCAGTTCATCATTATACAAAAGCTGGGCTGGATCAATGATCTGAAAGCCTTGATCATCCCGGGGGCGGCGAGTGCATTTGGTATCTTCTGGATGCGGCAGTATGCGGCCTCCGTGCTGCATGATGAGCTTATCAATGCAGGACGCATTGACGGCTGTAACTCTTTTGACCTGTACTATCGTGTAGCGCTTCCGGTGCTTCGCCCGGCGTTGGCGACCCTCGGCATCATTACGTTCCTGAACTCCTGGAATGATTATTTGTGGCCGCTCGTCGTCATCTCCGTACAGAACAAATTCACGATCCAGATGCTGATTGCCTCAATGAATGGCGTATACAGCACGGACTACTCTATGGTCATGGCCGCAACGCTGATGGCTACGGTACCGCTCATTATAGTGTTCTCAATCTTCAGTCGGCAGTTTATTGCCGGGCTTATGCAGGGGTCGGTGAAGGATTGA
- a CDS encoding replicative DNA helicase, which produces MDYVEIGQVISGFRERMTKLALFDPLYELQRKRQTDRQNKPIDFMELGLLTLLYFFEQKLMRNNKAGVKDLAEFLLKVTGIFIDLDEAGFEDLARQITQVFRPTTGKKRDFTFMNWETGQSEHIYISILKANAFDLKTNTQYYTLDEDGLELIFATKEFYTEFQLSIHQLVLRKQLEKGEFEGALRQINEMRIDVEALQERMVKLEHELKRNIVSEETFGRYKGLLEDIYLRLQMENEEFEELRQFVKETKDRVQAQTVRQADQRPYELILRISNELEKVHGEHSNLFHQSMVLKSHALGAAQESLYYTGLDSFNFDQDIASLIFSTPLPLETMKGVLAPFLPVQETKMWSLLTVWAEQNMLEDGSGQERDDRFLELGGDSDEYRYQTMQKKLYKLLMEQLLQRMEEQGHVELKPFIQLFEESEHARLLGERAFYDFWIYLHQRSPLQADDKDKQQNEEQGTLLEDMYMLLGNRCLVIIEQEDIIKVNDRFSIQNMLISWGEQDDNWT; this is translated from the coding sequence ATGGATTACGTAGAAATTGGTCAGGTTATTTCCGGGTTTCGGGAACGTATGACCAAGCTGGCACTTTTTGATCCTCTTTATGAGCTTCAGAGAAAGCGGCAAACCGACCGACAAAACAAACCGATAGATTTCATGGAGCTTGGTCTGCTGACTCTGCTTTACTTTTTTGAACAGAAGTTGATGCGAAACAATAAGGCGGGTGTCAAAGACTTAGCCGAGTTTCTATTGAAGGTGACGGGGATCTTCATCGATTTGGATGAAGCCGGATTTGAGGATCTGGCCAGGCAGATCACGCAAGTATTTCGCCCAACGACAGGGAAGAAGCGGGATTTTACATTTATGAATTGGGAAACCGGTCAGTCGGAGCATATTTACATATCGATTCTGAAAGCGAATGCCTTCGACTTAAAAACGAATACGCAGTACTACACGCTCGACGAAGATGGGTTGGAGCTTATTTTTGCGACCAAGGAGTTTTATACAGAATTTCAATTATCGATTCATCAGCTGGTGCTGCGCAAGCAATTGGAGAAGGGCGAGTTCGAAGGCGCACTGCGGCAAATTAATGAAATGCGAATTGATGTAGAAGCTTTGCAGGAGCGGATGGTCAAGCTGGAGCATGAGTTGAAAAGAAACATCGTGTCGGAAGAAACGTTCGGACGATATAAAGGACTGCTGGAAGATATTTATTTGCGCTTGCAGATGGAGAATGAAGAGTTTGAAGAACTGAGGCAATTCGTGAAGGAGACGAAGGATCGCGTTCAGGCACAAACGGTTAGACAAGCAGATCAACGGCCTTATGAGTTAATTTTACGCATATCCAATGAGCTGGAGAAAGTGCATGGCGAGCATTCGAATCTATTTCATCAGAGTATGGTATTGAAATCACATGCACTAGGCGCAGCGCAAGAATCCTTATATTATACCGGGTTGGATTCCTTTAATTTTGATCAGGATATAGCTTCTCTTATCTTTAGTACGCCACTGCCTTTGGAGACGATGAAAGGTGTGCTGGCACCGTTCCTGCCGGTTCAAGAGACGAAGATGTGGTCGCTTTTGACGGTATGGGCTGAGCAAAATATGCTGGAAGACGGCAGCGGTCAGGAGCGGGATGACAGGTTCCTGGAACTTGGCGGAGACAGCGACGAATATCGGTACCAGACGATGCAGAAAAAGCTGTATAAGCTTCTTATGGAGCAGCTGCTGCAAAGGATGGAAGAGCAGGGTCACGTTGAATTGAAACCGTTTATTCAATTGTTCGAAGAGAGCGAGCATGCAAGACTGCTGGGTGAGAGAGCTTTCTATGATTTCTGGATCTATCTGCATCAAAGAAGTCCGCTTCAGGCGGATGATAAGGATAAACAGCAAAATGAAGAGCAGGGTACGTTGCTGGAAGACATGTATATGCTTCTGGGAAACCGCTGTCTGGTCATCATAGAGCAAGAGGATATTATTAAGGTAAACGATAGGTTTAGCATACAGAATATGTTGATTTCATGGGGAGAACAGGATGACAATTGGACTTGA
- a CDS encoding DUF6063 family protein, translating into MTIGLENGTVMRAFRIYTLLARDNAASKEWLQEYMADDVVRGLVDQFAREVDCVTVIAGEQLYMIPETRLSPFHMNNEVIKRTYLRANAVNADLYLMYVSIIVLIGAFYDSYQTMEPTRSFIGIEEWTELVNERIALLKTHPEAELREMEKEFSYNWTALIEKWSAMDDIKETAARQSGNTISRVSFMDSVRKFLVAQELVIDIGNQEITLTEKAKVVVQRYFMELEYNRGILEFLYQSDANEGEGSEHASHL; encoded by the coding sequence ATGACAATTGGACTTGAAAATGGGACAGTAATGAGAGCTTTTCGCATCTATACCTTGCTCGCTCGCGATAACGCTGCCAGCAAAGAATGGCTCCAAGAATACATGGCGGACGATGTGGTGCGTGGGCTTGTGGATCAATTCGCGCGTGAAGTCGATTGTGTGACGGTTATTGCCGGCGAACAGCTGTATATGATACCGGAGACACGGCTATCGCCTTTTCATATGAACAACGAAGTGATTAAACGTACCTATTTGCGGGCGAATGCCGTGAATGCGGATCTATATCTGATGTATGTCAGCATCATTGTGTTGATTGGGGCCTTTTATGACAGCTACCAAACGATGGAGCCAACGAGAAGCTTTATCGGAATTGAAGAGTGGACGGAGCTTGTGAATGAGCGAATAGCGTTATTGAAGACGCATCCTGAAGCTGAATTAAGAGAGATGGAGAAGGAATTTTCCTATAACTGGACAGCCTTGATTGAAAAATGGAGTGCCATGGACGATATCAAGGAAACAGCTGCGAGGCAAAGCGGGAATACGATTAGCAGGGTTAGCTTTATGGATTCTGTCCGCAAGTTTCTGGTCGCCCAAGAGTTAGTGATCGATATTGGCAACCAGGAAATTACGTTAACCGAAAAGGCCAAAGTAGTTGTTCAGCGTTATTTTATGGAGCTGGAATATAACCGTGGCATTTTGGAGTTTTTATATCAAAGCGATGCAAATGAGGGGGAGGGAAGCGAACATGCCAGCCATCTCTAA
- a CDS encoding chromosome segregation ATPase — protein sequence MPAISKIRFTNVVYEDGNKRYNDELFHFDGHNGAILLENGGGKTVFIQSAIQAILPHAELAGRKMKDTLSLENGPAHIAIEWILSERPRRYVVTCVSLFLTATGIDSFRYVYDYPELDADSIDRIPFVKESAGNLRAADKGEIHDYYHQMTSKRMNAKLPPTIKDYKKVLENDYHIIASEWDRIAKINSSEGGVESFFDECKTTSQLFDRLLIPTVEDAMGGYEQGEFANNFEMHRDSFKKYKELKEKIEENKKILVELDGYVLHFAKMDAKQVAYAAAQAETKAYWLLVNEQKNEESAKLSQWHRQMSECDQQLLLLARKKDSLQIAKQKQEQSALETKLRLVEEDVERKEAQVRSAKQHYYSLRLADYKQQWTSAEERMNYLQRELDQFGNTEDEVVLREAWINNGGQIRSIYSKMEQEWQVEEEKLRQELDAYQNRTALEETILRDLSSELEELNKQLIEHRSIVQAREKDRDVLKINVLANPAVESMEGSMSDWIQRYQKLDDSNVLLVQKNKDLAFGKEESGRELERVNENLKIAYVQRVSSEQNLEAFKKEHQSMLTEIAAYRASWGRLSSVYEKQSSIEERLREDLEKLHLDKEAYLLKERLAFRYIDDYSYQHTFFADVYVAGLVEKWRNQFALLETGIQYLQGLDLTERAMTHPLWSVTLITTEEEVGLLTSKLRQYAEDMQFPIQVISSQKASRLANMDTPIAVQEKAWVEPQHWRENADVVEFASWKQAISQKGEEVLTARKVKESELQRTSDLQTSFSRFIASYPLEIVQEMERQVGLKRELVRELESQEDSIRKSVRQAEQTIQQHNSIMDEQKGEMIQLQQWIEKGRTYVELGKEIDALNGVIDLLVEQAEDQQSKWDSRQRSMEQVKLQIESVKSRMNYLRTEKASQQNQELYMETVDVQPIKANYSLEWLKTERKDLDLKLNRISQGRQQLEAEWNHAKTSRTTLEKEMNKLRLEQADLDLNEDLAFTATGEEQMSQLLSELKEHESRLSRDKEEFTRVEKQFDALATTIKLLIEQYGAAHSGELPVAFMESLTVVHEQVQSEDTRLQQQKMGLQQLHTQIQAQLGKIEDVIQYLNQYKIMHGFENPLIQASFITQELKAEFPFDRMKMVRKSVTLLSGVMKELEAEETLVKKARVHFIDFCRKQIKDIKMRDMAEQGVEKKDNYQELTQFQQKMHSRIERVNHVAEETMRTHNQQLEQYIIHVHSHIKLIASELRDIPNKTRVKVEDQWKHIYSFQIPEWDELEAKDHLRKHLEWILAELEKGSYRDDNGQEVKSTVRKEIEKWLDTKQLLHIVLQERPMKVSCRKVTNENNVTKASFSWEQSNNWSGGEKWSKNMTLFLGLLNYVAEKRQHIQANMKRHRTVILDNPFGKASSDHVLSPVFFIAEQLGFQIIALTAHAEGKFLKDYFPVVFSCRLRQAANGSKLVMTKEKEINQAYFRDYAPISLERLGDVKQMELFI from the coding sequence ATGCCAGCCATCTCTAAAATACGTTTTACGAATGTGGTCTATGAGGATGGAAATAAGCGCTACAACGATGAATTGTTTCATTTCGATGGGCATAATGGCGCGATTCTGTTGGAAAATGGAGGAGGCAAGACGGTTTTTATTCAATCTGCGATTCAAGCCATACTGCCGCATGCGGAGCTTGCTGGTCGTAAAATGAAGGATACGTTAAGTCTCGAAAACGGCCCTGCGCATATCGCAATTGAGTGGATTCTGAGTGAACGGCCACGGAGATATGTGGTTACTTGCGTTAGTTTGTTTCTGACAGCAACAGGAATAGATTCCTTTCGGTATGTCTATGATTATCCGGAGCTTGATGCAGATAGCATTGATCGGATACCTTTTGTCAAGGAAAGTGCAGGCAACCTTCGAGCAGCGGATAAAGGCGAAATCCATGATTATTACCACCAGATGACGTCGAAAAGAATGAACGCGAAGCTACCGCCTACGATAAAAGATTACAAGAAAGTTTTGGAAAATGATTATCACATTATCGCATCAGAGTGGGATCGTATTGCGAAGATCAACAGCTCAGAGGGCGGTGTAGAGAGCTTTTTTGATGAATGTAAAACGACGAGCCAATTGTTCGATCGCTTGTTGATCCCAACGGTCGAAGATGCGATGGGAGGATACGAACAAGGCGAGTTCGCGAATAATTTTGAAATGCACAGGGACAGCTTCAAAAAATATAAAGAATTAAAAGAGAAAATCGAAGAAAATAAAAAAATCCTCGTTGAATTGGATGGCTATGTGCTTCATTTTGCCAAAATGGATGCCAAACAGGTGGCTTATGCAGCTGCCCAGGCTGAAACGAAGGCCTATTGGTTATTAGTCAATGAGCAGAAAAATGAGGAAAGCGCCAAGCTTTCACAATGGCACCGTCAAATGTCAGAATGCGACCAGCAGTTGCTGTTATTGGCTCGGAAGAAAGATTCCCTTCAGATTGCAAAGCAAAAACAGGAGCAATCCGCTTTGGAAACAAAGCTAAGATTGGTCGAGGAAGACGTTGAACGGAAAGAGGCGCAAGTACGAAGTGCTAAGCAGCACTACTACTCTCTGCGTTTGGCCGACTACAAGCAGCAGTGGACCTCTGCAGAAGAGCGCATGAATTATTTGCAGCGCGAACTTGATCAATTCGGAAATACCGAGGATGAGGTTGTTCTCCGGGAAGCATGGATCAATAACGGCGGGCAAATTCGCAGTATTTACAGCAAGATGGAGCAAGAGTGGCAGGTGGAAGAAGAGAAACTCAGGCAGGAATTAGATGCTTATCAGAATAGGACGGCCTTAGAGGAAACGATTCTGAGAGATCTATCGAGCGAACTAGAGGAATTGAACAAGCAGCTCATTGAACATAGATCCATTGTGCAGGCTCGCGAGAAAGATAGGGACGTGCTTAAGATCAATGTTCTGGCAAATCCAGCGGTCGAGAGCATGGAAGGCAGTATGTCGGATTGGATTCAGCGTTATCAGAAGTTGGATGACAGCAATGTGCTGCTTGTGCAGAAAAACAAGGATTTGGCATTCGGTAAGGAGGAAAGCGGAAGAGAGCTTGAACGAGTTAATGAAAACCTTAAGATCGCCTATGTGCAACGCGTCAGCTCAGAGCAAAATCTCGAAGCATTTAAAAAAGAACACCAATCCATGCTTACTGAAATTGCTGCGTACAGGGCTTCATGGGGGAGACTCTCATCCGTTTATGAGAAGCAGAGTTCGATTGAAGAACGGCTTAGGGAGGATTTGGAAAAGCTGCACCTGGATAAGGAAGCATATTTGTTGAAAGAGCGCCTTGCTTTTCGCTATATCGATGATTACAGCTACCAGCATACTTTTTTTGCAGATGTCTATGTGGCAGGATTGGTGGAGAAATGGCGTAATCAATTCGCGTTATTGGAGACAGGCATTCAATATTTGCAGGGCTTAGACCTAACCGAGCGGGCAATGACACATCCTCTCTGGTCCGTGACTTTGATTACGACAGAAGAAGAGGTTGGGTTATTAACAAGCAAGCTGCGGCAGTATGCGGAGGATATGCAGTTCCCGATTCAAGTCATCTCATCGCAGAAAGCATCGCGTCTAGCCAATATGGATACACCGATAGCTGTGCAAGAAAAAGCTTGGGTTGAACCGCAGCATTGGCGTGAAAATGCGGATGTCGTTGAATTTGCGAGCTGGAAACAAGCGATATCTCAAAAAGGCGAAGAGGTCCTGACAGCACGTAAAGTAAAGGAAAGTGAATTGCAGCGTACGTCTGATTTACAAACTTCTTTCTCTCGATTCATTGCTTCATACCCGCTTGAGATCGTACAAGAGATGGAAAGGCAAGTTGGACTTAAGCGCGAACTAGTGCGTGAATTAGAGAGCCAAGAGGATTCAATCAGGAAATCGGTGCGACAGGCTGAGCAAACGATACAACAGCACAATAGCATCATGGACGAGCAAAAAGGTGAAATGATTCAGCTTCAGCAATGGATTGAAAAAGGACGGACATATGTCGAGCTGGGGAAAGAAATCGACGCATTGAACGGGGTCATCGATCTGCTTGTTGAACAGGCAGAAGATCAGCAAAGCAAGTGGGATAGCAGGCAGCGCTCTATGGAGCAAGTGAAGCTGCAGATCGAATCCGTGAAAAGCAGAATGAACTATTTGAGAACCGAGAAAGCGAGTCAACAAAATCAAGAGCTGTATATGGAGACTGTCGATGTGCAGCCGATTAAAGCGAATTATAGCTTAGAGTGGTTGAAAACGGAACGGAAGGATTTAGATCTCAAGTTAAATCGTATATCCCAGGGGCGTCAACAGCTTGAAGCGGAGTGGAATCATGCCAAGACCAGCAGAACAACGCTGGAGAAGGAGATGAACAAGCTTCGACTGGAGCAAGCTGACTTGGATTTAAATGAAGATCTTGCGTTTACCGCGACCGGTGAAGAACAGATGTCGCAGCTGTTATCGGAGCTCAAGGAACATGAATCTCGGTTGTCTCGTGACAAAGAAGAATTTACGCGAGTTGAGAAGCAATTTGATGCACTAGCGACGACAATTAAACTACTCATTGAGCAGTATGGCGCTGCGCATTCGGGTGAGCTACCTGTAGCCTTCATGGAGTCTCTGACTGTGGTGCATGAGCAAGTTCAAAGCGAAGATACACGTCTGCAACAGCAGAAAATGGGATTACAGCAGCTGCATACACAAATTCAGGCTCAATTAGGCAAAATCGAAGATGTTATCCAATACTTGAATCAATATAAAATCATGCATGGTTTTGAAAATCCACTTATTCAGGCTTCATTTATTACGCAAGAGCTGAAAGCAGAGTTTCCGTTTGACAGGATGAAAATGGTCCGAAAATCCGTGACTTTGCTGTCTGGCGTTATGAAAGAACTGGAAGCAGAAGAGACATTGGTAAAAAAGGCGAGAGTTCATTTTATCGATTTTTGCCGGAAACAAATCAAAGATATCAAAATGAGAGATATGGCTGAGCAAGGTGTCGAGAAAAAAGACAACTATCAGGAGCTAACGCAATTTCAACAGAAAATGCACAGCCGGATTGAACGTGTCAACCATGTCGCAGAAGAAACGATGCGTACACATAATCAACAGCTCGAGCAGTATATTATTCATGTGCACAGCCATATCAAGCTGATCGCTTCTGAACTTCGAGATATTCCTAACAAAACCAGAGTCAAGGTCGAGGATCAGTGGAAGCACATTTACTCGTTTCAAATTCCCGAATGGGATGAGCTGGAAGCCAAGGACCATCTGCGCAAGCATCTGGAATGGATTTTGGCTGAACTGGAAAAAGGTTCCTACCGTGATGACAACGGTCAAGAAGTGAAATCGACGGTACGCAAGGAGATTGAGAAATGGCTGGATACCAAGCAGCTTCTGCACATTGTTTTACAGGAAAGGCCGATGAAAGTATCCTGCCGCAAAGTAACTAATGAGAATAACGTAACGAAGGCGTCCTTCTCTTGGGAGCAGTCTAATAATTGGTCTGGCGGGGAAAAATGGAGCAAGAATATGACCTTGTTCTTGGGATTACTCAACTATGTCGCCGAAAAACGTCAACATATTCAAGCGAATATGAAAAGACATCGTACCGTGATCCTCGATAATCCCTTCGGTAAAGCGTCGAGTGACCATGTACTCAGTCCTGTATTTTTTATAGCCGAGCAGCTCGGCTTCCAGATCATAGCGCTCACAGCGCATGCGGAAGGCAAGTTTCTTAAAGACTATTTTCCAGTCGTCTTTAGCTGCAGGCTCAGACAAGCAGCAAATGGAAGTAAACTAGTCATGACCAAAGAGAAGGAAATTAACCAGGCCTATTTCCGTGATTACGCACCGATTTCATTAGAAAGATTAGGGGATGTTAAGCAGATGGAGTTATTCATATAG